A window of Pseudomonas alcaliphila JAB1 genomic DNA:
GATTATTTGCTGGTGAAGCCTTGTAGGAGCGAGCTCTGCTCGCGAAAAAACGGCTTCGCGAGCAGAGCTCGCTCCTACAAAGATTGTCCAGATCCATAAATAAAGAACCCCGGCGCAGGGCCGGGGTTCTTTTGACACTCAAGCCTTATCAGGCATTCAGTGCGGCCAGCGCAGCGTTGAAGGTGGCGCTGGGGCGCATCACCTTGCTGGTCAGCTCGGGGTTGGAGCGGTAGTAGCCGCCGATGTCAGCCGGCTTGCCCTGTACGGCGGCCAGTTCGCCAACGATGGTTGCTTCCTGCTCGGTCAGTTGCTTGGCCAGCGGGGCAAAATGAGCTTTCAGCTCGGCATCGTCATTCTGCTCGGCCAGAGCTTGTGCCCAATACAGCGCCAGGTAGAAGTGGCTGCCACGGTTGTCGATCTCGCCGACCTTGCGCGCCGGGGACTTGTTGTTATCCAGCAGCTTGCCGGTGGCCTGATCCAGGGTCTTGCCCAGTACCTTGGCCTTGGCGTTGTTGGTCTTGATGCCGGTTTCTTCCAGCGACACGGCCAGGGCCAGGAACTCGCCCAGGGAATCCCAGCGCAGGTAGTTCTCTTCGACCAGCTGTTGTACGTGTTTCGGAGCCGAGCCGCCGGCGCCGGTTTCGTACATGCCGCCACCGGCCATCAGCGGAACGATGGACAGCATCTTGGCCGAAGTGCCCAGCTCCATGATCGGGAACAGGTCGGTCAGGTAGTCGCGCAGTACGTTGCCGGTTACCGAGATGGTGTCCTGGCCGCGGATCATGCGCTCCATGGACACGCGGATGGCTTCGTTGTAGCCCATCATGCGGATGTCCAGACCGGTCAGGTCGTGGTCCTTGAGGTACAGCTCGACCTTCTTCTGCAGTTCGCGGTCGTGGGCGCGCTCCGGGTCCAGCCAGAAGATCGCCGGGGTGTTGGACTGACGAGCGCGGGTAACGGCCAGCTTGACCCAGTCGCGAATCGGCGCGTCCTTGGTCTGGCAGGCGCGCCAGATGTCGCCGGCTTCGACCTGGTGCTGCATCAGCACGGTGCCGTCGGCAGCCACGACGCGCATGGTGCCGTCGGCGGTCATTTCGAAGGTCTTGTCGTGGGAGCCGTATTCTTCGGCCTTCTGCGCCATCAGACCGACGTTCGGCACGCTGCCCATGGTGGTCGGGTCGAAGGCGCCGTTGGTTTTGCAGAAGTTGATCATTTCCTGATAAATGCGCGCGTAGGTGCTCTCAGGCATGACGGCCTTGGTGTCTTTCTGCTTGCCGTCCTTGCCCCACATCTGACCGGAGTTGCGGATCATCGCCGGCATCGAGGCGTCGACGATGACGTCGCTCGGGATGTGCAGGTTGGTAATGCCCTTGACCGAGTCGACCATGGCCATTTCCGGGCGATGGGCATAAACCTCATGGATGTCATGCAGGATTTCTTCCTGCAGCGAGGCCGGCAGCGACTTGATCTTGTCGTAGACGCTGCTGATGCCGTTGTTCGGGTTGACGCCCAGTTCCTTGAACAGCTCGCCGTACTTGTCGAACACGTCCTTGTAGTAAACGCTGACGGCGTGGCCGAAGACGATCGGGTGGGAGACCTTCATCATGGTCGCCTTGACGTGCAGGGACCACATCACGCCGGTTTCCTTGCAGTCTTGCAGGGTCTTCTCGAAGAAATCACGCAGCTTGCGGCAGCTCATGAACATGCTGTCGAACACTTCGCCTTCCTGCAGGGCGAGTTGTTTCTTGACCTCGACCTTGCCGTCCTTGCCGACGAACTCGATGCGCACGTCACCGGCCTTGGCCATGGTGATCGATTGCTCGCTGGAGAAGAAGTCGCCGCCGCGCATGTAGTCGGCGTGGGACTGCGAAGCCATGCTCCACTTGCCCATGCTGTGCGGGTGCTTGCGTGCATAGGCCTTGACCGCGGCTGGAGCGCGGCGGTCGGAGTTGCCTTCGCGCAGAACCGGGTTCACGGCGCTGCCCAGGATTTTGGCGTAGCGGCCGCGAACTTCTTTGTCTTCGTCGCTCTGCGGATCTTCCGGGAAGTCCGGAATGTTATAGCCCTGAGCCTGCAGCTCGGCGATGGCTGCCTTGAGCTGAGGTACGGAGGCGCTGATGTTCGGCAGTTTGATGATGTTGGCGTCCGGCTGCAGAGTCAGCTCGGCCAGTTTGGCCAGGTCGTCATCGATGCGCTTGTCGGCGTCCAGGCGGTCGGCAAAGCTTGCCAGGATCCGTCCAGCAAGAGAGATGTCGCGGGTTTCAACGGAGATGTCAGCCGAGGCGGCAAAGGCTTCTACAATTGGCAGAAGCGAATAGGTAGCGAGGGCCGGAGCTTCGTCGGTGAAGGTGTAGATGATCTTCGAAGGGGTGGACATTTAGGGTTAACTCTCTTCTTTGCTGAGCGCGCATAGAAACTCGACCTGCGCGGGTAGGCGCTTGAGCCCCATGATGGCGGGGCCGGGTCGAGGACTCGCCGCGGTGATGTTGGATGCACCCGTAGAGTGTCGAGCATTTCGAGCCGGCAGACAGTAGTGGCCGTTTACCGGGTTCAAGAGGTTGCTGTCTGGTTCCAGACAGGTCGCCCCTTATGACTCGTTAGTCACCTAAGCAGTATACCACTGCGACACCTCGCCACAGAATGCCCAGTTGCATAAGACCTTTGCACATGTGTCTCCGCGAGCGGTTTGCGCTACTCTCGGGGATGCACACTGTCTAACCACAAGATGGAGTCCAGCATGGGATACCAAAAGATCCAGGTGCCAGCCAGCGGTGACAAAATCACCGTTAACGCCGATATGTCGCTGAACGTTCCGAACAACCCGATCATCCCGTTCATCGAGGGTGACGGTATCGGTGTCGATATTTCTCCGGTGATGATCAAGGTCGTCGACGCGGCTGTCGAAAAAGCCTATGGCGGCGCCCGCAAGATCTCCTGGATGGAAGTTTATGCCGGCGAGAAGGCCACCCAGGTTTACGATCAGGACACCTGGCTGCCGAAAGAAACCCTCGAAGCTGTACGTGATTACGTGGTTTCGATCAAAGGCCCGCTGACCACGCCTGTTGGCGGCGGCATCCGCTCATTGAACGTGGCCTTGCGCCAGGAGCTCGATCTCTATGTCTGCCTGCGCCCGGTACGTTGGTTCGAGGGCGTACCCAGCCCGGTGAAGAAACCGGGGGACGTGGATATGGTGATCTTCCGCGAGAACTCCGAAGACATCTATGCCGGCGTGGAGTGGAAGGCTGGCAGCCCCGAGGCCGAGAAAGTCATCAAGTTCCTCACCGAGGAAATGGGCGTCAAGAAGATCCGCTTTACCGACATGTGCGGTATCGGCATCAAGCCGGTTTCCGAGGCGGGTACCAAGCGCCTGGTGCGCAAGGCCCTGCAATACGCCGTGGACAACGACCGCAGTTCGGTGACCCTGGTGCACAAGGGCAACATCATGAAATTCACCGAGGGTGCCTTCAAGGAGTGGGGCTACGAGATTGCCCGCGACGAATTCGGCGCCGAGCTGCTCGATGGCGGCCCATGGATGCAGTTCAAGAATCCGCATACCGGCAAGAACATCGTGGTCAAGGACGTGATCGCCGACGCCATGCTGCAGCAGATCCTGCTGCGTCCGGCCGAATATGATGTGATTGCCACGCTCAACCTCAACGGTGACTACCTCTCCGACGCCCTGGCGGCCGAGGTGGGGGGTATCGGTATCGCGCCCGGTGCCAACCTGTCCGATTCGGTGGCCATGTTCGAGGCGACTCACGGCACGGCGCCCAAATATGCCGGTCAGGACAAGGTCAACCCGGGCTCGGTCATTCTCTCCGCCGAGATGATGCTGCGTCATATGGGCTGGGCTGAGGCTGCTGATCTGATCATCAAGGGCACCAACGGCGCCATCGCCGCCAAGACGGTGACCTACGACTTCGAGCGTCTGATGGAGGGAGCGAAACTGATGTCCTGCTCCGAATTTGGCGATGCGATGATCAGCCATATGTAATCGGTAGACCGATTCGTGGTGTGAAAAAAAGGCCGGTCACATGACCGGCCTTTTCGTGGCGATTTGCCAGGGTACTCAGACTTCGACAGTGCTCGCGATAGTTTGCGCCTGGGGTACGGCCACGGGGGCGTCCTGGTTGGCGGTAACCGCGCTGATATTGATGGCATGCAGTCCTTTGGGGCCTTGCACGATCTCGAAGCGGACCGGCTGGCCGGCCTTGAGTGTCTTGTAACCGTCCATCTGGATGGCCGAGTAGTGGGCGAACAGGTCCTCATCTCGGCCGTCGGCCAGGATGAATCCATAGCCTTTGGCGTTGTTGAACCACTTGACCTTACCGCTGAGCATGCTGATATCCCTCTGCAAAGGACTCCATCTCTGGAGTATCATCCACTTCGACTCCACGCGATAACCGACCAGGCTGGGCGAAGGCGTGGAATCCCTGATACCCACCAGTGGGTATTTATTTGTTGTAACACCCTTTTGCCGTTAGTCAAGGCTATACGGCGGATGGCTGAGAACTCAGTCAAACTCCCTCTAGCATCCCCGTTCGCCCGGCCCTGAACCTCTGATTTCAGCATGCATGCAAGTAGCCAGATTCGACTAACATTCAATCAGGATCACCCGGCAGAGCATGAGGATGACTCCTCTGGTATCGCTGTTCAGGAATCCAAGCCAGCATTGCAGGCACCACCGATGTACAAGGTGGTCTTATTCAATGACGACTACACCCCGATGGATTTCGTCGTCGAAGTGCTCGAAACGTTTTTCGGCATGAACCGGGAGCTGGCGACCAAGATCATGCTGGCCGTCCATACAGAAGGGCGTGCGGTGTGTGGTGTGTACACCCGTGATATTGCGGAGACCAAGGCAATGCAGGTCAACCAATACGCGCGAGAGAGCCAGCATCCGCTACTCTGTGAAATAGAGAAGGACGGTTAACGCCGGCCACTGGGTATGAGGTGAAGCTATGTTGAATCGAGAGCTCGAAGTCACCCTCAATCTGGCTTTCAAGGAGGCCCGTGCCAAGCGTCATGAATTCATGACGGTCGAGCACCTGCTGCTCGCCTTGCTGGATAACGAGGCAGCCGCCAGTGTGCTGCGGGCCTGTGGGGCCAACCTCGACAAGCTGCGCCACGATCTGCAGGAGTTTATCGACTCCACCACGCCACTGATTCCTCAGCACGATGAAGACCGCGAAACTCAGCCGACTCTGGGCTTCCAGCGTGTGCTGCAGCGTGCTGTCTTCCACGTGCAGAGCTCCGGCAAGCGTGAAGTGACCGGCGCCAACGTCCTGGTCGCGATCTTCAGCGAGCAGGAAAGCCAGGCCGTGTTCCTGCTCAAGCAGCAGAGCGTGGCCCGCATCGATGTGGTCAACTACATCGCCCATGGCATCTCCAAGGTGCCGGGGCATGGCGATCAGCACGAGAATGATCAGGACATGCAGGATGAGGAGGGCGGCGAGTCCTCAGCTTCCGGCAATCCGCTGGATGCCTACGCCAGCAACCTCAACGAACTGGCTCGTCAGGGACGTATCGATCCACTGGTCGGTCGCGAGCATGAAGTCGAGCGCGTTGCACAGATTCTCGCGCGTCGGCGCAAGAACAACCCGCTGCTGGTAGGCGAGGCTGGTGTTGGCAAGACAGCCATCGCCGAAGGCCTGGCCAAGCGCATCGTCGACGAGCAGGTGCCTGATCTGCTGGCCGACAGCGTGGTCTATTCCCTGGATCTCGGTGCACTGCTGGCCGGCACCAAGTACCGCGGCGACTTCGAGAAGCGCTTCAAGGCGCTGCTCAATGAGCTGCGCAAGCGGCCGCACGCCATCCTCTTCATCGACGAGATTCACACCATCATCGGTGCTGGCGCGGCGTCGGGCGGGGTCATGGATGCCTCCAACCTGCTCAAGCCGATGCTGTCCTCGGGTGAAATTCGCTGCATCGGTTCCACCACCTTCCAGGAATTCCGCGGCATCTTCGAGAAAGACCGTGCGCTGGCGCGACGCTTCCAGAAGGTCGACGTGGTCGAGCCTTCGGTAGAGGACACCGTCGGTATTCTCAAGGGGCTCAAGGCGCGCTTCGAGCA
This region includes:
- the icd gene encoding NADP-dependent isocitrate dehydrogenase, which encodes MGYQKIQVPASGDKITVNADMSLNVPNNPIIPFIEGDGIGVDISPVMIKVVDAAVEKAYGGARKISWMEVYAGEKATQVYDQDTWLPKETLEAVRDYVVSIKGPLTTPVGGGIRSLNVALRQELDLYVCLRPVRWFEGVPSPVKKPGDVDMVIFRENSEDIYAGVEWKAGSPEAEKVIKFLTEEMGVKKIRFTDMCGIGIKPVSEAGTKRLVRKALQYAVDNDRSSVTLVHKGNIMKFTEGAFKEWGYEIARDEFGAELLDGGPWMQFKNPHTGKNIVVKDVIADAMLQQILLRPAEYDVIATLNLNGDYLSDALAAEVGGIGIAPGANLSDSVAMFEATHGTAPKYAGQDKVNPGSVILSAEMMLRHMGWAEAADLIIKGTNGAIAAKTVTYDFERLMEGAKLMSCSEFGDAMISHM
- the clpS gene encoding ATP-dependent Clp protease adapter ClpS encodes the protein MHASSQIRLTFNQDHPAEHEDDSSGIAVQESKPALQAPPMYKVVLFNDDYTPMDFVVEVLETFFGMNRELATKIMLAVHTEGRAVCGVYTRDIAETKAMQVNQYARESQHPLLCEIEKDG
- a CDS encoding NADP-dependent isocitrate dehydrogenase encodes the protein MSTPSKIIYTFTDEAPALATYSLLPIVEAFAASADISVETRDISLAGRILASFADRLDADKRIDDDLAKLAELTLQPDANIIKLPNISASVPQLKAAIAELQAQGYNIPDFPEDPQSDEDKEVRGRYAKILGSAVNPVLREGNSDRRAPAAVKAYARKHPHSMGKWSMASQSHADYMRGGDFFSSEQSITMAKAGDVRIEFVGKDGKVEVKKQLALQEGEVFDSMFMSCRKLRDFFEKTLQDCKETGVMWSLHVKATMMKVSHPIVFGHAVSVYYKDVFDKYGELFKELGVNPNNGISSVYDKIKSLPASLQEEILHDIHEVYAHRPEMAMVDSVKGITNLHIPSDVIVDASMPAMIRNSGQMWGKDGKQKDTKAVMPESTYARIYQEMINFCKTNGAFDPTTMGSVPNVGLMAQKAEEYGSHDKTFEMTADGTMRVVAADGTVLMQHQVEAGDIWRACQTKDAPIRDWVKLAVTRARQSNTPAIFWLDPERAHDRELQKKVELYLKDHDLTGLDIRMMGYNEAIRVSMERMIRGQDTISVTGNVLRDYLTDLFPIMELGTSAKMLSIVPLMAGGGMYETGAGGSAPKHVQQLVEENYLRWDSLGEFLALAVSLEETGIKTNNAKAKVLGKTLDQATGKLLDNNKSPARKVGEIDNRGSHFYLALYWAQALAEQNDDAELKAHFAPLAKQLTEQEATIVGELAAVQGKPADIGGYYRSNPELTSKVMRPSATFNAALAALNA
- the cspD gene encoding cold shock domain-containing protein CspD, which encodes MLSGKVKWFNNAKGYGFILADGRDEDLFAHYSAIQMDGYKTLKAGQPVRFEIVQGPKGLHAINISAVTANQDAPVAVPQAQTIASTVEV